One stretch of Zerene cesonia ecotype Mississippi chromosome 20, Zerene_cesonia_1.1, whole genome shotgun sequence DNA includes these proteins:
- the LOC119835290 gene encoding 39S ribosomal protein L16, mitochondrial, protein MMRNTWNIATNILRPEKLQMIFTAGIKYFPPPKNYDDIQIPERPRLKVFDKVPLYPSNIKPPKMQKRLRYMRGPETVHNTLQLQQYGVVARGGGRMRHEHFEMVRLQVARRLDQKKMFAIWRIDPPWQPITKKGQGQRMGGGKGAIDHYVTPIKNGRIIFEVGGKCEYAEVKNMLRIIAERLPFKAEPVSQEIMEKFAADEKWKEENNQNNYTMKYLIQNNMGGCHKHISKYDHRWYCKYL, encoded by the exons ATGATGAGGAACACGTGGAATATCGCAACAA ATATTTTACGACCTGAAAAACTTCAGATGATCTTTACTGCGGGTATAAAATACTTCCCTCCTCCGAAAAATTATGATG ATATTCAAATACCGGAACGGCCCAGATTGAAAGTATTTGATAAAGTGCCCCTATATCCTTCAAATATCAAACCACCTAAAATGCAAAAGAGGTTGCGTTATATGAGAGGACCTGAAACAGTGCACAATACATTGCAGTTGCAACAATATGGTGTTGTG GCAAGGGGAGGGGGGAGAATGCGCCATGAACATTTTGAGATGGTCCGTCTTCAAGTTGCTAGGAGATTAGAccaaaagaaaatgtttgcAATCTGGCGTATTGATCCACCATGGCAACCTATCACAAAGAAGGGTCAGGGCCAACGGATGGGTGGTGGTAAAGGAGCTATTGATCATTATGTCACTCCAATAAAAAATGGACGCAtcatttttgaagtcggtggAAAATGTGAATATGCTGAG GTGAAAAACATGTTACGAATAATCGCCGAGAGGTTGCCGTTCAAAGCTGAGCCAGTGTCACAGGAAATAATGGAGAAATTTGCAGCCGACGAAAAGTGGAAGGAAGAAAACAAccaaaataattacacaatgaaatatttaatacaaaacaacatGGGCGGTTGTCACAAGCATATATCGAAATATGACCATAGGTGGTACTGCAAGTACTTGTAA
- the LOC119835015 gene encoding glycolipid transfer protein — MAGSSTQTQKKNNFEDLNYFPPIQNGRINLAEFVKATSDLVSIVDCLGKMFNPVKYDMQGNIDKIKNNFTYDENSCLFELILKEKSESGNTGAEATLWLNRALLFFELTFTGILQDLKSEVNGDDIDMKSIFSSAYEGSVKKYHNWIVQRLFTVICKMSPTFPQIITSLGLESVESFENKMATFTSSLQVVRLAIDNFFKDNGLFLED; from the exons ATGGCAGGGTCGTCTACtcaaacgcaaaaaaaaaataattttgaagacCTCAATTACTTCCCACCGATACAGAATGGACGAATTAATTTAGCAGAATTTGTAAAAGCAACATCAGACTTAGTATCAATTGTAG atTGTCttggaaaaatgtttaatcCCGTAAAATATGACATGCAAGGTAATATTGAT aaaattaaaaacaatttcacttATGATGAGAATTCCTGtctatttgaattaatattaaaagaaaaatctgaAAGTGGAAACACAGGTGCTGAAGCTACATTATGGCTCAATAG GGCATTACTGTTCTTCGAACTAACCTTTACTGGTATCTTGCAAGACTTGAAGAGTGAAGTCAATGGTGATGATATAGATATGAAGAGTATATTCTCTTCAGCATATGAAGGctctgtaaaaaaatatcacaattgGATAGTACAACGACTGTTTAcg GTCATCTGCAAAATGTCTCCAACTTTTCCCCAAATAATCACATCTTTAGGCCTCGAAAGTGTCGAGTCTTTCGAAAACAAAATGGCAACATTCACATCATCTTTACAAGTTGTAAGATTAGcaattgacaatttttttaaagacaatGGTTTATTTCTtgaagattaa